A region of Piscinibacter gummiphilus DNA encodes the following proteins:
- a CDS encoding helix-turn-helix transcriptional regulator, which yields MRRADRLFQIVQLIRGRRLSTAQFLAERLEVSERTVYRDVADLMAQGVPIEGEAGVGYRMRPGFDLPPLMFTHEEAQALVASVRIAQPRLDEALARQAEAALSKILAVLPAPARAAAESLAVYAPPVHFDTRTRARLESLRLATEARRFVRIKYLDLKEQESERTLRPLGCFYWGAVWTLAAWCEHRNAFRNFRIDRIQHLELLDETFRDEPGKTMADLFRSIDAEMHERDTATDA from the coding sequence ATGCGCCGTGCCGACCGACTGTTCCAGATCGTCCAGCTGATCCGCGGCCGGCGGCTCAGCACCGCCCAGTTCCTGGCCGAACGGCTGGAGGTGTCGGAGCGCACGGTGTACCGCGACGTGGCCGACCTGATGGCGCAGGGCGTGCCCATCGAGGGGGAAGCGGGCGTGGGCTACCGCATGCGTCCGGGCTTCGACCTGCCGCCGCTGATGTTCACGCATGAGGAAGCCCAGGCGCTGGTCGCGTCGGTGCGCATCGCGCAGCCCCGGCTCGACGAAGCGCTGGCCCGACAGGCCGAGGCCGCGTTGTCGAAGATCCTGGCCGTGCTGCCGGCGCCCGCGCGGGCCGCGGCCGAAAGCCTCGCGGTGTACGCGCCACCGGTGCACTTCGACACCCGCACGCGCGCCCGGCTCGAATCGCTGCGGCTGGCCACCGAGGCGCGCCGGTTCGTCCGCATCAAGTACCTCGACCTGAAGGAGCAGGAGAGCGAACGCACGCTGCGCCCGCTCGGGTGCTTCTACTGGGGCGCGGTGTGGACGCTGGCCGCGTGGTGCGAGCACCGCAACGCGTTCCGCAACTTCCGCATCGACCGCATCCAGCACCTGGAACTGCTCGACGAGACCTTCCGGGACGAACCCGGCAAGACCATGGCCGACCTGTTCCGCAGCATCGACGCCGAGATGCACGAGCGCGACACCGCCACCGACGCCTGA
- a CDS encoding EF-hand domain-containing protein, whose product MPRTTRRDDPSIREAARQVIRVTLASFVMAASAQAAPPRERLTAESVFTRADANHDGKLSRAEVARFPVFAEKFDQLDADHDGQLDLGEFEVGFNAPL is encoded by the coding sequence ATGCCCCGCACCACCCGCCGCGACGACCCGTCGATCCGCGAAGCCGCGCGCCAGGTGATCCGCGTCACGCTGGCCAGTTTCGTGATGGCCGCCTCGGCCCAGGCGGCCCCGCCGCGCGAGCGGCTCACGGCCGAATCCGTCTTCACGCGGGCCGATGCCAACCACGACGGCAAGCTCTCGCGCGCCGAGGTGGCCCGGTTCCCGGTGTTCGCCGAGAAGTTCGACCAACTCGATGCCGACCATGACGGCCAACTCGACCTGGGCGAGTTCGAAGTGGGGTTCAACGCGCCGCTGTGA
- a CDS encoding 3-deoxy-7-phosphoheptulonate synthase, which produces MNAQATSAAEGWTAPADRTGQTDDERIRNVTPLPPPEHLVRFFPIRGTPAETLVADTRQRIKNIIAGTDDRLLVIMGPCSIHDPVAAVEYARRLLAERKKYEGTLEIVMRVYFEKPRTTVGWKGLINDPYLDESYKIDEGLRIARQLLTEINKLGMPAGSEFLDVISPQYIGDLISWGAIGARTTESQVHRELSSGLSAPIGFKNGTDGNIRIATDAIQAAARSHHFLSVHKNGQVAIVETSGNPDCHVILRGGKTPNYDAVHVEAACKDLEAAKLRPSLMVDCSHANSSKQHERQIDVARDIATQVGGGSRRIFGVMVESHLNAGAQKFSAGKDDPSKLAYGQSITDACIGWDDSTGVLQVLSEAVKARRG; this is translated from the coding sequence ATGAATGCCCAAGCCACCAGTGCCGCAGAAGGATGGACGGCCCCGGCCGACCGCACCGGCCAGACCGACGACGAACGCATCCGCAACGTCACCCCGCTGCCCCCGCCGGAACACCTGGTGCGGTTCTTCCCGATCCGCGGCACGCCGGCCGAGACGCTCGTGGCGGACACTCGCCAGCGCATCAAGAACATCATCGCGGGCACCGATGACCGCCTGCTCGTGATCATGGGCCCCTGCTCCATCCACGACCCGGTCGCCGCCGTCGAATACGCCCGCCGCCTGCTCGCCGAGCGCAAGAAGTACGAAGGCACGCTCGAGATCGTGATGCGCGTGTACTTCGAGAAGCCCCGCACCACCGTCGGCTGGAAGGGCCTGATCAACGACCCGTACCTCGACGAGAGCTACAAGATCGACGAAGGTCTGCGCATCGCCCGCCAGCTGCTCACCGAGATCAACAAGCTCGGCATGCCGGCCGGCAGCGAGTTCCTCGACGTGATCTCGCCGCAGTACATCGGCGACCTGATCTCCTGGGGCGCCATCGGCGCACGCACCACCGAGAGCCAGGTGCACCGCGAGCTGTCGTCGGGCCTGTCGGCGCCCATCGGCTTCAAGAATGGCACCGACGGCAACATCCGCATCGCCACCGATGCCATCCAGGCCGCGGCCCGCTCGCACCACTTCCTGTCCGTCCACAAGAACGGCCAGGTCGCCATCGTCGAGACGAGCGGCAACCCCGACTGCCACGTGATCCTGCGCGGCGGCAAGACGCCCAACTACGACGCGGTGCACGTCGAGGCCGCCTGCAAGGACCTCGAGGCTGCGAAGCTGCGCCCGTCGCTGATGGTCGACTGCTCGCACGCCAACAGCAGCAAGCAGCACGAGCGCCAGATCGACGTGGCCCGCGACATCGCCACGCAGGTGGGTGGCGGGTCGCGCCGCATCTTCGGCGTGATGGTCGAGAGCCACCTCAACGCCGGGGCGCAGAAGTTCAGCGCCGGCAAGGACGATCCGTCGAAGCTCGCCTACGGCCAGAGCATCACCGACGCCTGCATCGGCTGGGATGACTCGACCGGCGTGCTTCAGGTGCTGAGCGAGGCCGTGAAGGCCCGCCGCGGCTGA
- the tldD gene encoding metalloprotease TldD, translated as MISREPTLERLAVARSLLLDPFGLTDATVAKALDTIAAHRIDDADLYFQYTRSEGWSLEEGIVKSGSFGIDQGVGVRAVAGEKTAFAYSDDISEAALLDAARTVRTIAAAGQSATVKVPSTPRVAGSRVLYAPTDPIATLDSSQKVALLERVEKLARAKDPRVKQVMAGVAAEYDVVLIARADGTLAADVRPLVRLSVTVIAEQTIAGEVRREIGSGGGGGRFGLGYFQQDIIERYVSDAVNAALTNLEARPAKAGEMSVVLGPGWPGVLLHEAIGHGLEGDFNRKGSSAFSGRIGQRVAAKGVTVLDDGTIPDRRGSLNVDDEGNASQRNVLIEDGILKGYIQDAMNARLMGVAPTGNGRRESYAAVPMPRMTNTYMLGGDKTKEEIISGLKRGLYATNFGGGQVDITSGKFVFSASEAFWVENGKIQYPVKGATIIGNGPDALTRVSMIGNDMKLDTGVGVCGKEGQSVPVGVGQPTLRIDRMTVGGTA; from the coding sequence ATGATCTCCCGCGAACCCACCCTCGAACGTCTGGCGGTCGCCAGGTCCCTGCTGCTCGACCCGTTCGGCCTCACGGACGCGACGGTGGCGAAGGCCCTCGACACGATCGCGGCGCACCGCATCGACGACGCGGACCTGTACTTCCAGTACACGCGCAGCGAGGGCTGGAGCCTCGAGGAAGGCATCGTCAAGTCCGGCAGCTTCGGCATCGACCAGGGTGTGGGCGTGCGGGCGGTCGCCGGCGAGAAGACGGCATTCGCGTACTCCGACGACATCTCCGAGGCGGCGCTGCTCGACGCGGCCCGCACGGTGCGCACCATCGCCGCGGCCGGCCAGAGCGCCACCGTCAAGGTGCCGTCCACGCCGCGCGTGGCCGGCAGCCGCGTGCTGTACGCGCCCACCGACCCCATCGCCACGCTCGACAGCTCGCAGAAGGTCGCGCTGCTGGAGCGGGTCGAGAAACTCGCCCGCGCGAAGGACCCTCGGGTCAAGCAGGTCATGGCCGGCGTGGCCGCCGAATACGACGTGGTGCTGATCGCCCGTGCCGACGGCACCCTGGCGGCCGACGTGCGCCCGCTCGTGCGCCTGTCCGTCACCGTGATCGCCGAGCAGACCATCGCCGGCGAGGTGCGCCGCGAGATCGGCTCGGGCGGCGGCGGTGGCCGCTTCGGCCTCGGCTACTTCCAGCAGGACATCATCGAGCGCTACGTCAGCGACGCGGTCAACGCGGCGCTCACGAACCTCGAGGCGCGCCCGGCCAAGGCCGGCGAGATGAGCGTGGTGCTCGGCCCGGGCTGGCCGGGCGTGCTGCTGCACGAGGCCATCGGCCACGGCCTCGAGGGCGACTTCAACCGCAAGGGCTCCAGCGCGTTCAGCGGCCGCATCGGCCAGCGCGTGGCCGCCAAGGGGGTCACGGTGCTCGACGACGGCACCATCCCCGACCGCCGCGGCTCGCTCAACGTCGACGACGAGGGCAACGCGAGCCAGCGCAACGTGCTGATCGAGGACGGCATCCTCAAGGGCTACATCCAGGACGCCATGAACGCCCGCCTGATGGGTGTCGCACCCACCGGCAACGGCCGCCGCGAAAGCTACGCCGCCGTGCCCATGCCGCGCATGACCAACACGTACATGCTGGGCGGCGACAAGACGAAGGAAGAGATCATCTCCGGCCTCAAGCGCGGCCTGTACGCCACGAACTTCGGCGGCGGCCAGGTCGACATCACGAGCGGCAAGTTCGTGTTCTCGGCGTCCGAGGCCTTCTGGGTCGAGAACGGCAAGATCCAGTATCCCGTCAAGGGCGCCACCATCATCGGCAACGGCCCCGACGCCCTCACCCGCGTCAGCATGATCGGCAACGACATGAAGCTCGACACCGGCGTGGGCGTGTGCGGCAAGGAAGGCCAGAGCGTGCCGGTGGGCGTGGGCCAGCCCACGCTGCGCATCGACCGCATGACCGTCGGCGGTACAGCATGA
- the rsmI gene encoding 16S rRNA (cytidine(1402)-2'-O)-methyltransferase: protein MDAPTRPSLLLQAADAAAGTQHYPASTLYVVATPIGNLADLTLRAIHVLWKVDAVACEDTRHTSPLLRHLGLDKPLIALHEHNEREAAATVLARLAAGERVAYVSDAGTPAVSDPGAALVAACQAAGYRAVPVPGASSALAAMCVAGDTEARGFAFTGFLPPKGNERALALKAVAARAEAQVLFEAPHRIAALLQGLADVAPSRRLSVCRELTKQFESVETLVAADAPAWLAADPNRSRGEFVVVVHALAPGVAPEDGDTAHDTMLKTLMAELPLKQAVGLAAELSGAPRNALYARALELKQAG from the coding sequence ATGGATGCCCCGACCCGCCCGTCCCTGTTGTTGCAAGCCGCCGATGCCGCCGCCGGGACCCAACACTACCCGGCGTCGACCCTGTACGTGGTCGCGACCCCCATCGGGAATCTCGCGGACCTGACACTGAGGGCCATCCACGTCCTGTGGAAGGTCGATGCGGTGGCCTGCGAGGACACCCGCCACACGAGCCCGCTGCTGCGTCACCTGGGGCTCGACAAGCCGCTCATCGCGCTGCACGAGCACAACGAACGGGAGGCCGCGGCCACCGTGCTGGCCCGGCTGGCCGCCGGCGAACGGGTGGCCTACGTGAGCGACGCCGGCACGCCGGCCGTCAGCGACCCGGGGGCGGCCCTCGTGGCGGCCTGCCAGGCGGCGGGTTACCGCGCGGTGCCGGTGCCCGGCGCGAGCAGCGCGCTCGCGGCGATGTGCGTGGCCGGTGACACCGAGGCCCGCGGTTTCGCGTTCACCGGCTTCCTGCCCCCGAAGGGCAACGAACGGGCGCTGGCGCTGAAGGCCGTGGCCGCCCGCGCGGAGGCCCAGGTGCTGTTCGAGGCGCCGCACCGCATCGCCGCGCTGCTGCAGGGGCTGGCCGACGTGGCGCCGTCGCGGCGCCTGTCGGTGTGCCGCGAGCTGACGAAGCAGTTCGAGTCGGTCGAGACCCTGGTCGCGGCGGACGCACCGGCCTGGCTCGCGGCCGATCCGAACCGGTCGCGGGGGGAGTTCGTCGTGGTGGTGCACGCGCTCGCGCCGGGGGTGGCACCGGAAGACGGCGACACCGCCCACGACACGATGCTGAAGACGCTGATGGCCGAACTGCCGCTCAAGCAGGCCGTGGGACTCGCGGCCGAGCTGAGCGGGGCCCCGCGCAACGCGCTGTACGCCCGGGCGCTCGAACTGAAGCAGGCCGGCTGA
- a CDS encoding YraN family protein — MAGFTTKEAGDEGERRALDHLVRHGLRLVARNYRVAAGPRRHGGEVDLIVRDRDGTLVFVEVRMRRNPRHGGAAASIGASKQRRVRLAARHYLQSFATPPPCRFDVVVIDGGALTWLQAAFTDE, encoded by the coding sequence ATGGCAGGTTTCACGACAAAGGAAGCGGGCGATGAGGGAGAGCGGCGGGCGCTCGACCACCTCGTCCGTCACGGGCTCCGGCTGGTGGCACGGAACTACCGGGTGGCGGCGGGGCCGCGCAGGCACGGCGGCGAAGTGGACCTCATCGTACGCGACCGCGACGGCACCCTGGTCTTCGTCGAGGTGCGGATGCGCCGCAACCCGCGGCACGGCGGTGCGGCCGCCAGCATCGGCGCGTCGAAACAGCGCCGGGTGCGGCTGGCCGCGCGCCATTACCTGCAGTCGTTCGCCACGCCGCCGCCGTGCCGCTTCGACGTCGTGGTGATCGACGGCGGCGCGCTGACGTGGCTGCAGGCTGCCTTCACCGACGAATGA
- a CDS encoding GMC family oxidoreductase, with amino-acid sequence MSSSQEFDADLIVIGSGVMGGLIASRLAKAGKSVIIMEAGPRVRRADIVETFRNAPVKLSLANMKAQGAGSPFPNPPHIPSTYGDYLKQVGPVPYPTKYLRVVGGTTWHFGSALWRMIPNDFKLRTLYGRGRDWPLGYDELEPYYCEAEAELGVSGIDGQDESGHGGAAWPPRSKPFPMKGLNEPYFMKRAAELLAPGGYNPVIEPHGRATRPYGNRPVCGGNNNCNPVCPIGAKYDGSMHIDEAERHGAKLYDNAVVYRIEAGDDGKIRRIHYKKPDGTSHQLTARHFVLAAYAIEGPKLLLMSTSEKYPNGIANSSDQVGRNLMGHTGISMNVMMNEDVWPGQGPTELLVYLNYRDGPFRKDIPSYKTKFRNTVPTSQIAASLLAKGVLGSRLDAEIRRQSARSLNVAVDLETEALPQNRIVPSKTHKDGIGLPVPEIYYSVNGYWNAGRDFAVKDLTRMAGLLNADILKMDTNHQDRQHIMGTTIMGDDPKDSVVDRDCRTHDHPNLFIAGTGVMPSGSCMNPTLTGAALSVRIAETLLKEI; translated from the coding sequence ATGAGCAGCAGCCAAGAGTTCGATGCCGACCTGATCGTGATCGGGTCGGGGGTGATGGGTGGCCTGATCGCGAGCCGGCTGGCCAAGGCCGGCAAGTCGGTGATCATCATGGAGGCGGGCCCGCGCGTGCGCCGCGCCGACATCGTCGAGACCTTCCGCAACGCGCCGGTCAAGCTGTCGCTCGCGAACATGAAGGCGCAGGGCGCGGGCTCGCCGTTCCCGAATCCGCCGCACATCCCGTCCACGTACGGCGACTACCTGAAGCAGGTGGGTCCGGTGCCCTATCCCACCAAGTACCTGCGCGTGGTGGGGGGCACCACGTGGCACTTCGGCTCGGCGCTGTGGCGCATGATCCCGAACGACTTCAAGCTCCGCACGCTGTATGGCCGCGGCCGCGACTGGCCCCTCGGCTACGACGAGCTGGAGCCGTACTACTGCGAGGCCGAGGCCGAGCTCGGGGTGTCGGGCATCGACGGGCAGGACGAGAGCGGCCACGGCGGCGCGGCCTGGCCGCCGCGCTCCAAGCCGTTCCCGATGAAAGGCCTGAACGAGCCGTACTTCATGAAACGCGCGGCCGAACTGCTGGCCCCCGGCGGCTACAACCCGGTGATCGAGCCCCATGGCCGCGCGACACGGCCGTATGGCAACCGGCCGGTGTGCGGCGGCAACAACAACTGCAACCCGGTGTGTCCGATCGGCGCGAAGTACGACGGCTCGATGCACATCGACGAGGCCGAGCGCCACGGCGCGAAGCTGTACGACAACGCGGTGGTGTACCGCATCGAGGCGGGCGACGACGGCAAGATCCGCCGCATCCACTACAAGAAGCCCGACGGCACCTCGCACCAGCTGACCGCGCGCCACTTCGTGCTGGCCGCCTACGCCATCGAGGGGCCGAAGCTGCTGCTGATGTCGACGTCGGAGAAGTATCCGAACGGCATCGCCAATTCGTCCGACCAGGTGGGGCGCAACCTGATGGGCCACACCGGCATCAGCATGAACGTCATGATGAACGAGGACGTCTGGCCGGGCCAGGGGCCCACCGAACTGCTGGTGTACCTGAACTACCGCGACGGCCCGTTCCGCAAGGACATCCCGAGCTACAAGACCAAGTTCCGCAACACCGTGCCCACCTCGCAGATCGCGGCGTCGCTGCTGGCCAAGGGCGTGCTGGGCAGCCGGCTCGACGCGGAGATCCGGCGCCAGTCCGCGCGTTCGCTGAACGTGGCGGTGGACCTGGAGACCGAGGCGCTGCCGCAGAACCGCATCGTGCCCAGCAAGACGCACAAGGATGGCATCGGCCTGCCCGTCCCCGAGATCTACTACAGCGTCAACGGCTACTGGAACGCCGGCCGCGACTTCGCGGTGAAGGACCTGACGCGCATGGCCGGCCTGCTGAACGCCGACATCCTGAAGATGGACACGAACCACCAGGACCGCCAGCACATCATGGGCACCACCATCATGGGCGACGACCCGAAGGACTCGGTGGTGGACCGCGATTGCCGCACGCACGACCACCCGAACCTGTTCATCGCCGGCACCGGCGTGATGCCGTCGGGCTCGTGCATGAACCCGACGCTGACGGGCGCCGCGCTGAGCGTGCGCATCGCGGAGACGCTGCTCAAGGAGATCTGA
- a CDS encoding sugar dehydrogenase complex small subunit translates to MTDMTRVIAQIVRFPVSRRTLLGSAAVAGSALALGGVASLAVTDAAAASPSPAEFLRLSEFLTGGQPLEEGLATRFQAALARRDPRFGDAVAALQRYVSDSRAAGIDELLDRPDLGEPLRKTITQIVSAWYLGIVGDDAETELVAYAQALMYRPTKDVLVVPSYGGGPDSWGEKPAATHTPDTGKKP, encoded by the coding sequence ATGACCGACATGACCCGGGTCATCGCCCAGATCGTCCGATTCCCCGTCTCGCGCCGCACGCTGCTCGGCAGTGCCGCGGTGGCGGGCTCGGCCCTCGCGCTCGGCGGGGTCGCCTCGCTGGCCGTGACCGATGCCGCCGCGGCCTCGCCGTCGCCGGCCGAGTTCCTGCGCCTCTCCGAATTCCTGACGGGCGGCCAGCCGCTCGAGGAAGGCCTCGCCACCCGTTTCCAGGCCGCGCTGGCGCGCCGGGACCCGCGGTTCGGCGACGCGGTGGCCGCGCTGCAGCGCTACGTGTCCGACAGCCGGGCCGCGGGCATCGACGAACTGCTGGACCGCCCCGACCTGGGCGAGCCGCTGCGCAAGACGATCACGCAGATCGTTTCCGCGTGGTACCTCGGCATCGTCGGCGACGACGCCGAGACCGAACTGGTGGCCTATGCGCAGGCCCTGATGTACCGCCCCACGAAGGACGTGCTGGTGGTGCCGTCGTACGGCGGCGGTCCCGACTCGTGGGGCGAGAAGCCCGCCGCCACACACACCCCTGACACCGGAAAGAAGCCATGA
- a CDS encoding cytochrome c — translation MRVRRTGWSAALVAGVLVAGAMGARAQDAAADAARIEAGGRLAVATDCLACHTAPKGGKPFAGGYAIASPLGDIVATNITPSKSAGIGDYTLEDFRRAVRQGLRKDGAHLYPAMPYTAYTQLSDDDTAALYAYFMHGVAPVDEKVPATSLPFPFNIRLSMVAWNALFLKDERFVPDPSKTDEVNRGAYLAQALAHCSTCHTPRNALMAEQDGKGFLSGGSVGPWFAPNITSDPVHGIGAWTEAELVQYLRTGRVTGKAQAAGPMAEAVEHSLQHLPEPDLKAIAVYLKQTPPVGGGEGTPRFGFGAASKSEVDWRGAKEGVDAGWRVFSGSCAQCHQENGGGTGNREYPSLFHNTATGADRPDNLVATILHGVDRTVAGRAHFMPAFGDAASYTDRLTDQEIADVSNYVLGRYGNPAVKVSAGDVRVLRAGGSPPFLAQVRPLIVPGLVVVLVALLCLVIRRVRAKSRRGSLEFRP, via the coding sequence ATGCGGGTTCGCAGGACAGGATGGAGCGCGGCACTGGTGGCGGGCGTGCTCGTGGCAGGGGCGATGGGCGCCAGGGCGCAGGACGCGGCGGCCGACGCCGCGCGCATCGAGGCCGGTGGCCGCCTGGCCGTGGCGACCGACTGCCTGGCGTGCCACACCGCGCCCAAGGGCGGCAAGCCGTTCGCGGGCGGCTACGCGATCGCCTCGCCCCTCGGCGACATCGTCGCGACGAACATCACGCCGTCGAAGTCCGCCGGCATCGGCGACTACACGCTGGAGGACTTCCGCCGCGCCGTGCGCCAGGGCCTCCGCAAGGACGGCGCGCACCTCTACCCCGCGATGCCGTACACGGCCTACACGCAGCTGAGCGACGACGACACGGCCGCGCTCTATGCGTACTTCATGCACGGCGTGGCGCCGGTGGACGAGAAGGTTCCCGCGACATCGCTGCCTTTCCCGTTCAACATCCGGCTGTCGATGGTCGCCTGGAACGCCCTGTTCCTGAAGGACGAGCGCTTCGTTCCCGACCCGTCGAAGACGGACGAGGTGAACCGCGGCGCCTACCTCGCGCAGGCGCTGGCCCATTGCAGCACGTGCCACACGCCGCGCAACGCGCTGATGGCCGAGCAGGACGGCAAGGGCTTCCTGTCGGGCGGCTCCGTCGGCCCCTGGTTCGCGCCGAACATCACGTCGGACCCGGTGCACGGCATCGGCGCCTGGACCGAGGCCGAACTCGTGCAGTACCTGCGCACCGGCCGCGTGACCGGCAAGGCCCAGGCCGCGGGCCCGATGGCCGAGGCGGTGGAGCACAGCCTGCAGCACCTGCCGGAGCCGGACCTGAAGGCCATCGCGGTGTACCTCAAGCAGACGCCGCCGGTGGGCGGCGGCGAGGGCACGCCGCGCTTCGGGTTCGGCGCGGCGTCGAAGTCCGAGGTCGACTGGCGGGGTGCCAAGGAGGGTGTCGATGCCGGCTGGCGCGTCTTCAGCGGCAGCTGTGCCCAGTGTCACCAGGAGAACGGCGGCGGCACCGGCAACCGCGAGTACCCCTCGCTGTTCCACAACACCGCCACCGGTGCCGACCGGCCCGACAACCTCGTCGCGACCATCCTGCACGGCGTGGACCGCACGGTGGCGGGCCGCGCCCACTTCATGCCCGCCTTCGGCGACGCGGCGTCGTACACCGACCGCCTGACCGACCAGGAGATCGCCGACGTCAGCAACTACGTGCTGGGCCGCTATGGCAACCCGGCCGTGAAGGTGAGCGCCGGCGACGTGCGGGTGCTGCGCGCGGGCGGCTCGCCGCCCTTCCTCGCCCAGGTGCGTCCACTGATCGTCCCTGGCCTCGTGGTGGTGCTCGTCGCGCTGCTCTGTCTCGTGATCCGCCGCGTGCGTGCGAAGTCGCGCCGCGGTTCCCTGGAGTTCCGTCCATGA
- a CDS encoding phosphoheptose isomerase, which yields MLEQRIQQQFFDSADLKYAAAEILSRPIADAVSAVVGSITGGGKVLACGNGGSASDAQHFAAEFIGRFERERPGLAAIALTVDTSILTAIGNDYDFNQVFSKQVQALGQPGDVLLAITTSGNSANVLAAVEAAHAKEMTVIALTGRGGGKMNQHLSETDVHICVPHERTARIQEVHILALHCLCDAVDLQLLGEQENT from the coding sequence ATGCTTGAACAACGCATCCAGCAACAATTCTTCGACAGCGCCGACCTGAAGTACGCCGCGGCGGAAATCCTGTCGCGCCCCATCGCGGACGCGGTGAGCGCCGTCGTGGGCAGCATCACCGGTGGCGGCAAGGTCCTCGCCTGCGGCAACGGCGGCTCCGCCAGCGACGCACAGCACTTCGCCGCCGAGTTCATCGGCCGGTTCGAACGCGAACGGCCTGGGCTCGCCGCCATCGCGCTGACGGTCGACACGTCGATCCTCACCGCCATCGGCAACGACTACGACTTCAACCAGGTCTTCTCGAAGCAGGTGCAGGCCCTCGGCCAGCCCGGCGACGTGCTGCTCGCCATCACCACCAGCGGCAACTCCGCCAACGTGCTGGCCGCGGTCGAGGCCGCCCATGCCAAGGAAATGACCGTCATCGCGCTCACGGGGCGCGGAGGCGGCAAGATGAATCAACATTTGAGCGAGACCGACGTGCACATCTGCGTTCCTCACGAACGCACCGCACGCATCCAGGAGGTCCACATCCTCGCGCTTCACTGCCTGTGCGACGCCGTGGACCTGCAATTGCTCGGAGAACAGGAAAATACATGA
- a CDS encoding BON domain-containing protein, whose protein sequence is MTGTSFRLGAIAATLAIATTLSTLSGCAAIVVGGAVVGGTLMATDRRSSGTQVDDQTIELKAGGRIKEAIGDRGHINVTSYNRIALITGEVPTEADRVAVEQAIARIDNVRSTVNELMVGFSSSLTARSNDTLVSTKVKATLVDAGDVSASAFKIVTERNIVYLMGRVTEAEASRAVDLTSRISGVQKVVRVFEIVTPAELATLQPLGPPTNTAKPASNKP, encoded by the coding sequence ATGACGGGAACGTCGTTCCGCCTCGGCGCCATCGCCGCCACGCTCGCCATCGCCACCACCCTTTCCACCCTGTCCGGCTGTGCCGCCATCGTCGTCGGCGGTGCCGTCGTGGGCGGCACCCTCATGGCCACCGACCGCCGCAGCTCCGGCACCCAGGTCGATGACCAGACCATCGAGCTGAAGGCCGGCGGCCGCATCAAGGAAGCCATCGGCGACCGCGGCCACATCAACGTCACCAGCTACAACCGCATCGCGCTGATCACCGGCGAGGTGCCCACCGAGGCCGACCGGGTCGCCGTCGAACAGGCCATCGCCCGCATCGACAACGTGCGCTCCACGGTGAACGAGCTGATGGTCGGCTTCTCGAGTTCGCTCACGGCGCGCTCGAACGACACGCTCGTCTCCACGAAGGTCAAGGCCACGCTCGTGGACGCCGGCGACGTGTCCGCCAGCGCGTTCAAGATCGTCACCGAACGCAACATCGTCTACCTGATGGGCCGCGTGACCGAGGCCGAGGCCAGCCGCGCCGTCGACCTCACCAGCCGCATCAGCGGCGTGCAGAAGGTCGTGCGCGTGTTCGAGATCGTGACCCCCGCCGAGCTGGCAACGCTGCAGCCGCTCGGCCCGCCCACGAACACCGCCAAGCCGGCCAGCAACAAGCCCTGA